A region of Chitinophaga horti DNA encodes the following proteins:
- a CDS encoding DUF2911 domain-containing protein produces MKRMLVLLSMILIGTNVIAQNPPKSPRVEVSAPNVKVSYGQPSKNGRDIFGGLVPYGQVWRTGANKSTDITFEKDATFGGKKVKAGTYALFTIPGEKEWTVILNSQPAQSGAFEYDKTKDKNVVEVKAPVTSRSDVQEKFTISLPKNAIVFEWDKTKVSVPVKF; encoded by the coding sequence ATGAAAAGAATGCTCGTTTTGTTATCGATGATCCTGATCGGTACGAACGTAATCGCGCAAAACCCGCCTAAAAGCCCGCGCGTGGAAGTATCTGCTCCAAATGTTAAGGTTTCCTATGGTCAGCCTTCCAAAAATGGCAGAGACATCTTCGGTGGCCTGGTTCCTTACGGACAGGTATGGCGTACCGGCGCTAATAAGTCTACCGATATTACTTTCGAAAAGGACGCCACTTTCGGCGGCAAGAAAGTAAAAGCGGGTACTTACGCGCTGTTTACCATCCCTGGCGAAAAAGAATGGACTGTGATCCTGAATAGCCAGCCTGCGCAATCCGGCGCATTCGAGTATGACAAAACAAAAGACAAAAACGTGGTAGAAGTAAAGGCGCCGGTAACCTCTCGTTCCGACGTACAGGAGAAATTCACCATTTCGTTACCTAAGAACGCCATAGTGTTCGAATGGGATAAAACGAAAGTGAGCGTTCCCGTGAAATTCTAG
- a CDS encoding SRPBCC family protein, which yields MQALFLIVGAIAVAVLVFFVVSLFLPPKVRVAGTMFVKAPAEKIFHEINSLRNWRRWSPWHRQDQEPGMKNVYGGTDEGIGATYRWESHRRKTGRGKLIITASKPFRFIATDIYFMGRGLMKGYYRLDPAEGGTSVTWSFEAYTGNHPLRKLAGLMMDKWMARDFQTGLNNLKQLTEFKA from the coding sequence ATGCAAGCCTTGTTTCTCATTGTTGGGGCCATTGCCGTGGCAGTGCTGGTGTTTTTTGTGGTGTCTCTTTTTCTTCCTCCCAAAGTGAGGGTAGCCGGAACGATGTTCGTTAAGGCACCTGCCGAGAAAATCTTTCATGAAATTAACAGCCTTCGTAACTGGCGCCGCTGGTCGCCCTGGCACCGGCAAGACCAGGAGCCAGGTATGAAAAACGTTTATGGCGGTACCGACGAAGGTATTGGTGCCACCTATCGCTGGGAAAGCCACCGGCGTAAAACCGGTCGGGGTAAATTGATCATTACAGCTTCTAAACCTTTCCGGTTTATTGCGACCGATATTTACTTTATGGGGCGTGGTTTAATGAAAGGTTACTACCGGCTGGATCCTGCTGAAGGTGGTACCTCCGTTACCTGGAGCTTCGAAGCATATACCGGTAATCACCCACTGCGTAAACTGGCTGGGTTGATGATGGACAAATGGATGGCAAGGGATTTTCAAACTGGATTAAATAATCTGAAACAATTAACTGAATTTAAGGCTTAA
- a CDS encoding ABC transporter permease: MAEQYSQWRAMLAIMKGSIRAIFRSPSTVVFSLAFPLIFILVFGFMGNRGVTVKVGVDPRTDTTAALYKALVAKPELRLVTDETTAEMAQDLQKGRIAAIIYVQSRPSAGAPNDSILLRTSSAAGQNIRVFRSLLAETIAGLNDQWYRRAGSVATVATEVVPGRKYTTIDFILPGQLGFSLLSAAVFGTAFLFFSLRQTLVLKRFFATPVHRGYIILGEGLSRLLFQLFGAVVIISIGYFAFGFTLINGVSTFAEMLLLCAFGLIVFMGFGFVVSGIAKTESTIPPLANIVTLPQFLLAGTFFSVDSFPTWLQPICRIMPLTYLNDALRKIAFEGLHLWDVWPQIMVLGLWGVVIYAVAIKVFRWE; encoded by the coding sequence ATGGCAGAGCAGTATAGCCAGTGGCGCGCCATGTTGGCGATTATGAAGGGGAGCATCAGGGCGATTTTCAGGAGTCCGTCCACTGTAGTATTTAGTCTGGCTTTTCCACTGATATTCATACTGGTATTCGGTTTTATGGGTAATCGCGGCGTAACGGTGAAGGTCGGAGTCGATCCTCGTACCGATACCACAGCGGCCCTGTATAAGGCGCTCGTCGCCAAGCCGGAGCTGCGGCTGGTAACTGACGAAACCACAGCGGAAATGGCGCAGGACCTCCAGAAAGGCCGCATCGCAGCGATCATTTACGTGCAATCGCGCCCCTCTGCCGGCGCTCCCAACGACTCTATCCTGCTCAGAACTTCCTCGGCGGCCGGACAAAATATTAGGGTATTCCGCTCGCTGCTCGCAGAAACAATTGCCGGTTTGAACGACCAATGGTACCGTCGGGCAGGCTCCGTTGCTACCGTGGCTACGGAAGTGGTGCCGGGTCGCAAATACACCACGATCGACTTTATTTTACCCGGACAACTTGGGTTTTCATTATTGAGCGCCGCCGTTTTCGGTACGGCGTTCCTTTTCTTCAGTTTGCGGCAAACGCTCGTATTAAAACGCTTTTTCGCCACGCCCGTACATAGGGGTTATATCATATTGGGAGAGGGGCTGAGCCGCCTGTTATTCCAGCTGTTCGGCGCCGTAGTGATCATCAGTATCGGGTATTTCGCCTTTGGCTTTACGCTGATCAACGGGGTGTCTACTTTTGCCGAGATGCTGTTGCTCTGTGCCTTCGGCCTGATCGTTTTTATGGGCTTCGGCTTTGTGGTGAGCGGTATTGCGAAAACAGAAAGTACCATCCCGCCATTAGCGAATATTGTCACCCTACCGCAATTTTTGCTGGCAGGCACCTTTTTCTCCGTAGACTCATTTCCTACCTGGCTGCAGCCGATTTGCAGGATCATGCCACTCACTTACCTGAACGACGCCCTACGTAAAATCGCGTTCGAAGGGCTTCACCTGTGGGATGTGTGGCCGCAGATCATGGTGCTTGGTTTGTGGGGTGTGGTAATTTACGCAGTCGCAATCAAGGTCTTCCGTTGGGAATAG
- the sppA gene encoding signal peptide peptidase SppA: MRSFLKIFFASFLALIVFSVVGFFFLMMMVVGAVNSVTTPSSSVSANSVLVVDAAVTLNEQAQKDQLGGMLAGEDRDVPGVYDMVRLIRHAGDDDNIKGVYLKVGGNGNSFATNEELRNALLAFRKSGKFIYAYAEVIPQQAYYLATAADKIYLNPKGGLEFDGFSMQLLFLKGLLEKLDIHPQIFYAGKFKSATEPLRETQMTDANRLQTSVFLGQLYGKFLSGISERRKIDTATLHQYANEGLIRFPNDALKYKLVDGLKYDDEVMNELRKRIGIKDEAGLNFIPAAKYASAVNFRQYGEDGRIALIYAQGDIVGGKSESPTTIASDTYIKIIRKARQNKDIKAIVFRVNSGGGSALASESIWRELTLARKDKPVIVSMGDYAASGGYYIACMADTIFAQPNTLTGSIGVFAVLPNMQGFFNNKLGITFDGVKTAQYADLGSASRPLTEMEQRILQTSVDTIYESFKGRVVEGRKLAGAVVDSIAQGRVWTGIEAKRLGLVDRLGGLEDAVQCAAKLANLSAYRLSEYPAVQDTWLQRFSGGGEEARTEALKKELGVYYPVYKQVKSLQQLTNGVQARLPFDMMIR, encoded by the coding sequence ATGCGCAGCTTTCTTAAGATATTTTTCGCCTCTTTTCTTGCGCTGATCGTCTTTTCAGTAGTAGGCTTTTTCTTTTTGATGATGATGGTAGTCGGTGCGGTAAATTCCGTGACAACCCCGTCGTCGAGCGTTTCTGCAAACAGTGTATTGGTAGTAGATGCGGCGGTAACGTTGAACGAGCAGGCGCAGAAAGACCAGCTGGGCGGAATGCTGGCGGGTGAAGACCGGGATGTACCCGGCGTATACGATATGGTGCGCCTGATTCGCCATGCGGGCGATGACGATAATATCAAAGGTGTCTACCTGAAAGTAGGTGGTAACGGCAACAGCTTCGCGACAAACGAAGAACTGCGCAACGCCTTACTCGCTTTCCGCAAGAGTGGGAAATTCATTTACGCCTACGCGGAAGTGATCCCCCAACAGGCTTATTACCTCGCGACTGCGGCTGATAAGATCTACCTTAATCCGAAAGGGGGACTGGAGTTCGATGGCTTCTCCATGCAACTGCTGTTCCTGAAAGGTTTACTGGAAAAACTGGACATTCATCCACAGATATTTTATGCCGGCAAGTTCAAAAGCGCAACCGAACCGCTTCGTGAAACCCAGATGACCGATGCTAATCGCCTGCAAACAAGCGTATTTCTCGGTCAGTTGTACGGCAAATTCCTGTCTGGTATCTCAGAACGCAGGAAGATCGATACCGCTACGTTACATCAATATGCAAACGAGGGCCTGATCCGTTTCCCGAACGATGCGCTGAAATATAAACTCGTGGATGGATTGAAGTACGATGATGAAGTGATGAACGAGCTTCGTAAACGTATTGGTATTAAAGATGAAGCCGGGCTCAATTTCATCCCCGCCGCGAAATACGCTTCGGCTGTGAATTTCAGGCAGTATGGTGAAGATGGCCGCATTGCGCTGATCTACGCACAAGGCGACATTGTGGGCGGTAAAAGTGAATCCCCTACGACGATCGCGAGTGATACTTATATCAAGATCATCCGCAAAGCGCGTCAGAATAAAGATATTAAAGCGATCGTATTCCGTGTGAACTCAGGTGGCGGCAGTGCACTGGCATCAGAATCTATCTGGCGCGAACTTACGCTGGCCAGGAAAGATAAACCGGTGATCGTATCGATGGGCGATTATGCTGCATCGGGCGGTTACTACATTGCCTGTATGGCCGATACGATCTTCGCACAACCTAACACCCTTACCGGTTCTATTGGCGTGTTCGCCGTATTGCCTAACATGCAGGGCTTTTTTAATAACAAGTTGGGCATTACGTTCGATGGTGTTAAGACCGCACAATATGCCGACCTGGGTAGTGCCAGCAGGCCACTCACCGAAATGGAGCAACGTATTTTGCAAACATCTGTGGATACGATCTATGAATCATTTAAAGGTCGTGTGGTGGAAGGTCGTAAGTTAGCGGGTGCGGTGGTAGACAGTATTGCGCAGGGGCGTGTATGGACAGGCATAGAGGCGAAAAGACTGGGTCTCGTCGATCGTTTAGGCGGCCTGGAAGACGCTGTACAATGCGCCGCGAAGTTGGCGAACCTGAGCGCGTACCGCCTTTCCGAATACCCGGCGGTACAGGATACGTGGCTGCAACGCTTCTCTGGTGGCGGCGAAGAGGCCCGCACCGAGGCGCTGAAGAAAGAACTGGGTGTTTACTACCCTGTTTATAAACAAGTGAAATCTTTACAACAACTCACGAACGGTGTACAGGCAAGGTTGCCGTTCGATATGATGATACGATAG
- the folK gene encoding 2-amino-4-hydroxy-6-hydroxymethyldihydropteridine diphosphokinase, giving the protein MNTAILLIGGNLGNRSQNLRKAVDLLDSTAGKVVRASSLYATAPWGGVKQPNYLNQALELQTPLTATALLELMMDIERQIGRVRREKWGSRVIDIDMIFFNNDVIDLPQLKVPHPQMANRRFVLTPLCEMMPAFVHPVLQQPLSYLLSICPDPLPVHKRQPSLSK; this is encoded by the coding sequence ATGAATACAGCGATATTACTTATAGGTGGCAATCTCGGCAACCGTAGCCAAAACCTGCGTAAGGCCGTGGATTTGCTGGATTCCACAGCCGGAAAAGTCGTGAGGGCATCTTCCCTCTACGCCACGGCTCCCTGGGGCGGTGTTAAACAACCGAACTACCTGAACCAGGCGCTGGAATTACAAACGCCGCTTACTGCTACCGCACTGCTAGAACTGATGATGGACATTGAACGCCAGATCGGCCGGGTACGCCGCGAAAAATGGGGCAGCAGGGTGATCGATATAGACATGATCTTTTTTAATAACGATGTGATCGATCTGCCACAACTCAAAGTGCCGCATCCGCAGATGGCTAACCGCCGTTTTGTACTAACGCCACTCTGTGAAATGATGCCCGCATTTGTACACCCGGTGTTGCAACAGCCCCTGTCGTACTTACTGAGCATCTGCCCGGACCCGCTGCCTGTCCATAAAAGGCAGCCTTCACTTAGCAAATAG
- a CDS encoding deoxynucleoside kinase → MNYKFITIEGNIGAGKTTLATRLSAHFNARLILEEFADNPFLPKFYERPQQYAFPLELFFMAERYKQLKELLTAQELFSSEMVVSDYLFIKSLLFARINLAEEEYALYQKLFDIINPQLRQPDLLIFLNSPIKRLQENIRQRNREYEQNIQDQYLHDVQSVYMQYLRQHPVRTLMVDTSKTDFLYGDGHFEKLLEALEQDYAPGIHYLTI, encoded by the coding sequence ATGAATTATAAATTTATCACCATAGAAGGCAATATCGGTGCGGGAAAAACGACCCTCGCCACGAGACTGTCTGCCCACTTTAACGCCCGGCTCATCCTCGAGGAGTTTGCCGATAATCCTTTCCTGCCCAAGTTCTATGAACGTCCGCAGCAATATGCCTTTCCGCTGGAACTGTTCTTTATGGCGGAACGTTACAAACAGCTGAAGGAGCTGCTCACGGCACAGGAACTTTTTTCGTCCGAAATGGTGGTATCTGATTACCTGTTCATCAAAAGCCTGCTCTTCGCCCGCATCAACCTCGCGGAGGAAGAATATGCCCTCTACCAGAAGCTGTTCGACATCATCAACCCACAGTTACGCCAGCCCGACCTGCTGATTTTCCTGAACTCGCCTATCAAACGGTTGCAGGAAAACATTCGTCAGAGGAACCGGGAGTACGAGCAAAACATCCAGGACCAGTACCTGCATGATGTGCAAAGCGTGTACATGCAGTACCTGCGCCAGCACCCGGTGCGTACGCTGATGGTCGACACGTCTAAAACGGATTTCCTGTATGGCGACGGCCACTTTGAAAAGCTGCTCGAAGCACTGGAGCAGGATTATGCGCCAGGCATTCATTATCTGACGATTTGA
- a CDS encoding NAD(P)/FAD-dependent oxidoreductase: MAEAGKVLIVIGGGAAGFFCAVNAARLHPGLQVRILEKTSKLLSKVKVSGGGRCNVTHNAPAVPDLVKKYPRGQQMLKKSFYHFHTLDTVAWFAERGVTLKAEGDGRMFPVTDSSQTVIDCLLEEATKYRVRIDVNTEVTALHQLTDGRWRLDLRGDKSIEANYVCVCTGGYPQADKFNWLKELGHEIQPPVPSLFTFNMPGNPVTQLMGVSVPQAVVKVAGTKLQESGPLLITHWGMSGPVILRLSAWGARSLHDMDYRFTAIVNWLPDYQEHTLREEWPEIRQGMAGQKIYQKNYFALPQRLWHFLLQQSGVAEDTRWADLPAKEQNRLIRNLVSMEFPVQGKTTFKEEFVTCGGIALSQVDAQTMESRLHKGLFFAGEVMDVDGITGGFNFQHAWTSGWLVANSLG; the protein is encoded by the coding sequence ATGGCGGAAGCTGGAAAGGTTTTAATAGTGATCGGCGGCGGTGCGGCGGGCTTTTTTTGTGCGGTGAACGCGGCGCGGCTCCATCCCGGGTTGCAGGTACGCATACTGGAAAAAACGAGCAAATTGTTATCAAAAGTAAAGGTCTCCGGCGGCGGCAGGTGTAACGTGACCCATAACGCCCCGGCGGTACCCGACCTGGTAAAGAAGTACCCACGCGGCCAGCAAATGCTAAAAAAGAGCTTTTATCACTTTCATACATTGGATACCGTGGCCTGGTTTGCGGAGAGAGGTGTTACGCTCAAAGCCGAAGGCGACGGTCGAATGTTCCCGGTAACAGATTCTTCCCAAACCGTGATCGACTGCCTGCTCGAAGAAGCTACAAAGTATCGTGTGCGCATCGACGTTAATACAGAAGTAACCGCATTACATCAATTAACCGACGGCCGCTGGCGGCTCGACCTCCGCGGCGACAAGTCCATAGAGGCGAATTACGTGTGTGTTTGCACCGGCGGGTATCCGCAGGCCGACAAATTCAACTGGCTGAAGGAGCTGGGCCATGAGATACAACCGCCTGTTCCCTCGCTGTTTACCTTTAACATGCCCGGCAACCCGGTCACCCAGCTGATGGGCGTGTCCGTTCCGCAGGCAGTGGTGAAGGTCGCGGGAACCAAACTGCAGGAATCAGGCCCCTTGCTTATCACTCACTGGGGCATGAGTGGCCCGGTGATTCTGCGGCTCTCCGCCTGGGGGGCTCGTAGTCTGCACGATATGGACTACCGTTTTACCGCCATCGTGAATTGGCTGCCAGACTACCAGGAGCATACGCTACGCGAGGAGTGGCCCGAGATCCGGCAGGGGATGGCTGGCCAAAAAATTTACCAGAAGAACTACTTCGCCCTGCCACAGCGGTTATGGCACTTTTTGCTGCAGCAATCCGGCGTAGCCGAAGATACCCGCTGGGCCGATCTGCCTGCCAAAGAACAGAATAGACTGATCCGCAACCTGGTGTCAATGGAGTTTCCAGTACAGGGCAAAACCACGTTCAAAGAGGAGTTTGTGACTTGCGGAGGCATCGCATTGTCGCAGGTAGACGCGCAAACGATGGAAAGCCGGCTGCACAAAGGGCTCTTTTTCGCAGGCGAGGTGATGGATGTGGATGGTATTACTGGCGGTTTCAACTTCCAGCACGCCTGGACGAGCGGCTGGCTGGTGGCGAATAGTCTTGGATAG
- a CDS encoding MG2 domain-containing protein, with product MTGVLLTCAAFSYIPADEWTNRITDALEKFYHDYPQEKVYLHFDKDYYAAGETIWFKSYVTLQELPAYGARNLYVELIDKDGIVIQKRIVELNEGGGAGEIELPETFKSGTYQARAYTSYMMNYDSSFFFHKNIRVYDPKKDAAAAARPTGGNTLGGDAAGAKSAYSVQFFPEGGDMIAGVASQVAFKAINQGGYPTKVSGTVSDSKGEKIAELSTFHDGMGLFEFTPKAGETYTAKTKDSAGTEKTFSLPAAKPSGVGMRVYNKGSRIFYLTALSNQEDTAYAQMLLVAQMQNQLIYKAVLNVAEGKISGLIPTKNLPNGIMQITLFKRDGTPLAERLAFVRNNLEEIPMIISANSVSKGPRTKTELVLDLPDANRGQLSVSVTDADQVEHDEYDNNIVSHSLLTSDLKGYVHRPGWYFRDTTENTLKALDMVMMTNGWRRFSWEKIIANQYPTFRYPYEQGLTVLGVAKKGNRPLVNGNVSFMVKTPVDSGQMIAMAPTNEKGEFALANIQFKDTGLVYYKANDPEKKGAWIDVSITRHFFELANPVKMPYPFMIPPPLSTNVLKSYLTTVNEGNVVNRRVNDKTIYLKEFNVTSRKPTQAETIDKRYASGMFSGDGQVFDFTTENPVAMNVFQYLQARVAGLQITGNMNEPQLSWRGDKPQLFLDQMPVDVQMIANLPITDIAMVKVFRPPFMGGFGGGAGGAIAIYTRRGGDTPRDNTVKGFELYKKWGYNVVRTFYSPDYAVKKPIHELPDKRLTLYWNPQLNIDTIQNVARFDFYSNDFSKRFRVVVEGMDVNGNVGRVEKIFE from the coding sequence ATGACGGGAGTGCTCCTGACCTGTGCCGCCTTCAGCTATATCCCTGCCGACGAGTGGACCAACCGGATAACAGACGCACTAGAGAAGTTTTACCACGACTATCCACAGGAGAAAGTATATCTCCATTTCGACAAAGATTACTATGCCGCGGGCGAAACCATCTGGTTTAAAAGTTATGTGACCCTGCAGGAACTGCCCGCTTACGGCGCCCGCAACCTGTACGTGGAACTGATCGATAAAGACGGTATCGTGATACAGAAAAGGATCGTGGAGCTGAATGAAGGTGGCGGTGCAGGCGAAATAGAACTGCCTGAAACCTTCAAATCCGGCACCTACCAGGCCCGCGCATATACTTCTTATATGATGAACTACGATTCCAGCTTCTTCTTCCATAAAAACATCCGCGTTTACGATCCTAAGAAGGATGCGGCCGCAGCTGCCCGTCCAACAGGTGGTAACACCCTCGGTGGCGATGCAGCGGGTGCAAAGAGTGCTTACTCCGTACAGTTTTTCCCGGAAGGGGGAGATATGATTGCAGGCGTAGCCAGCCAGGTGGCATTCAAAGCGATCAACCAGGGCGGTTATCCTACAAAAGTGAGCGGCACCGTTAGCGACAGCAAAGGCGAAAAGATAGCGGAACTCAGCACTTTTCATGATGGCATGGGATTGTTCGAATTCACTCCTAAAGCGGGCGAAACTTATACCGCTAAAACAAAAGACTCTGCCGGTACCGAAAAGACCTTCAGCCTGCCTGCCGCGAAACCTTCCGGTGTAGGCATGCGCGTGTACAATAAAGGCTCCCGCATCTTCTACCTCACGGCGCTCAGCAACCAGGAAGACACTGCCTATGCGCAGATGCTGCTGGTGGCGCAAATGCAGAACCAACTGATCTACAAAGCAGTGCTGAACGTAGCGGAAGGTAAGATCAGCGGGCTGATACCGACAAAGAACCTGCCCAACGGCATTATGCAGATCACGCTGTTCAAACGCGACGGCACGCCGCTGGCAGAAAGGCTGGCCTTTGTGCGCAACAACCTGGAAGAGATACCGATGATCATTTCAGCGAACAGTGTATCCAAAGGTCCGCGTACGAAAACAGAACTGGTACTCGACCTGCCGGATGCGAACCGCGGACAACTCTCCGTTTCTGTAACCGACGCCGACCAGGTGGAACATGACGAATACGATAACAACATCGTTTCCCATAGCCTGCTCACCTCCGACCTGAAAGGTTATGTGCACCGCCCGGGATGGTACTTCCGCGACACTACGGAAAATACCTTGAAAGCCCTGGATATGGTGATGATGACTAACGGCTGGCGCAGGTTCAGCTGGGAAAAGATAATCGCGAACCAATACCCCACGTTCCGCTATCCTTACGAGCAGGGACTTACGGTGTTAGGCGTGGCCAAAAAGGGTAATCGCCCGCTGGTAAACGGCAACGTAAGCTTCATGGTCAAAACGCCGGTGGATAGCGGACAGATGATCGCGATGGCACCGACGAACGAAAAAGGTGAATTTGCCCTGGCGAACATCCAGTTTAAAGACACGGGCCTGGTATATTATAAGGCGAATGATCCGGAAAAGAAAGGTGCCTGGATCGATGTTAGCATCACCCGCCACTTTTTTGAACTGGCGAACCCGGTGAAGATGCCTTACCCTTTCATGATACCGCCGCCGCTAAGCACCAACGTCCTCAAAAGCTACCTTACTACAGTGAACGAAGGTAATGTGGTGAACAGGCGTGTGAATGATAAAACCATCTACCTGAAAGAATTTAACGTAACCTCCCGCAAACCAACGCAGGCGGAAACAATCGATAAACGGTATGCGAGCGGCATGTTCTCCGGCGACGGACAAGTGTTCGACTTCACTACCGAAAACCCGGTGGCCATGAACGTGTTCCAATACCTGCAGGCACGTGTGGCGGGCTTACAGATCACCGGTAATATGAACGAGCCGCAACTCAGCTGGCGCGGTGATAAACCACAACTGTTCCTTGACCAGATGCCGGTAGACGTGCAGATGATCGCCAACCTGCCGATTACTGATATCGCGATGGTAAAAGTGTTCCGCCCTCCTTTCATGGGTGGCTTCGGTGGCGGTGCCGGTGGTGCAATCGCGATCTATACCCGCCGTGGTGGCGACACGCCGCGTGATAACACGGTGAAGGGTTTTGAGCTGTATAAGAAATGGGGTTACAATGTGGTTCGCACGTTCTACTCCCCTGACTATGCCGTGAAGAAGCCGATCCACGAACTGCCTGATAAACGCCTGACGCTGTACTGGAACCCGCAACTGAACATCGATACGATCCAGAACGTAGCGCGGTTCGACTTTTACAGCAACGACTTCTCCAAACGCTTCCGTGTGGTAGTGGAAGGAATGGACGTGAATGGCAATGTGGGAAGGGTGGAAAAGATCTTCGAATAA
- a CDS encoding 5' nucleotidase, NT5C type, which produces MEEYKESIAIDMDETIADPIGKARDWYYRDFGTTFTDEDLIGKHLSEVVPEEHKGVIHQYLNTPGFFRDLKVFPDAVDVLRELNKKYRVFIVSAAMEFPASLQDKYYWLEDNFPFLTWRQVCLCGDKTVVGTDMMIDDLTRNLKPFKGRGFLFTQHHNLHVEGYERLLDWADAGNKLL; this is translated from the coding sequence ATGGAAGAGTACAAAGAGTCAATTGCCATCGACATGGACGAGACGATTGCCGACCCGATCGGCAAAGCGAGGGATTGGTATTACCGCGACTTTGGCACCACCTTCACGGATGAAGATCTTATCGGCAAACATTTGTCAGAAGTGGTACCGGAAGAACATAAAGGCGTTATTCACCAATACCTGAATACACCCGGCTTTTTCCGCGACCTGAAAGTGTTTCCGGATGCGGTGGACGTGCTGAGAGAACTGAATAAGAAATACCGCGTGTTCATCGTATCGGCGGCCATGGAATTTCCTGCTTCATTGCAGGATAAGTATTATTGGCTGGAAGATAACTTCCCTTTTCTTACCTGGCGACAGGTATGCCTTTGCGGCGATAAAACCGTAGTAGGAACAGATATGATGATCGATGACTTAACACGCAACCTGAAGCCTTTTAAAGGAAGAGGATTCCTGTTTACACAGCATCACAATTTACATGTGGAAGGTTACGAGCGACTGCTCGACTGGGCAGATGCGGGTAACAAACTGCTGTAA
- a CDS encoding glucose 1-dehydrogenase, with translation MSSLKDKSVVITGAAMGLGLAAAKVCAEKGANLTLVDYNESALTSAKAEIEKATPGVKILTITADVSDEAAVKAYVEAALKAYSRIDGFYNNAGIEGRQAPLVSYDQQVFEKVVDINLYGVYYGMRHIIPIMQQQQYGRIVNVASVGGIRGVMNQTPYVATKHAVTGLTKQAALEYGRDGILTNAIAPGAILTPMVAEAFKQVNPEDPKAAETVYAQANPTKRLGLPEEVGRLVAFLLSDECSYVNGQVIAIDGGQSNSYGNV, from the coding sequence ATGAGTAGTTTGAAAGACAAGTCAGTAGTGATTACCGGAGCGGCAATGGGTTTAGGATTAGCTGCGGCGAAAGTATGTGCAGAGAAGGGCGCTAACCTTACCCTGGTAGATTATAACGAGAGCGCGCTGACCAGTGCAAAGGCAGAAATTGAAAAAGCTACACCGGGCGTGAAGATCCTCACTATTACAGCGGATGTATCGGATGAGGCGGCAGTGAAGGCTTACGTGGAGGCAGCTTTGAAAGCGTACTCCCGGATCGATGGGTTCTATAACAATGCTGGCATCGAAGGCCGGCAGGCACCGCTGGTGAGTTACGATCAGCAAGTTTTTGAAAAGGTGGTAGATATAAACCTGTATGGTGTGTACTACGGCATGCGTCACATTATCCCGATCATGCAGCAACAACAGTATGGCAGGATCGTGAATGTGGCTTCTGTAGGTGGCATTCGCGGGGTGATGAACCAAACGCCTTACGTGGCGACCAAACATGCGGTGACAGGGCTTACCAAACAGGCGGCGCTGGAATATGGCCGCGATGGTATCCTTACGAACGCCATTGCACCCGGCGCGATCTTGACACCGATGGTGGCGGAAGCTTTCAAACAAGTGAATCCGGAAGATCCAAAAGCTGCGGAAACGGTATACGCGCAGGCCAATCCTACCAAACGACTCGGTTTGCCCGAGGAGGTAGGTAGACTTGTTGCCTTCCTGCTCAGCGATGAATGCAGTTATGTGAACGGCCAGGTCATCGCGATAGATGGCGGACAATCGAATAGTTACGGTAACGTTTAA